A genomic segment from Pyrodictium occultum encodes:
- a CDS encoding adenosylcobalamin-dependent ribonucleoside-diphosphate reductase, with product MVAGTSGSDERQLELIRESLYRPEAEEEAKRLLLREVYAQVVRGYRERAPNGGLLAPLPECVERAAGAGGEPCGDDMGFTYNAVRVLMARYMTRSEHGVYMETPSMVMARVALGFRERVEPRRLYELLIRRRFVFNSPTLFNMYADGARGTLSACYVTPVYDDMGAIMDAATVQAMTFKWGGGQGFSFSELRPRWDVVRGTSGQASGPMSFIQIFDVVTEMVKQGGKRRGANMGIMHAWHPDVYNPWFDPWAALWNKLPPQLQELLRQLKEIVDTIEGDGEYEVDPAVKEALDRLTRGGWSTVEDAGFIQAKEPPLQDANITNFNISVGVNDAFMEAVLRDGEWWMVNPRYSDRGDGVYRLHYTVSRATGMGRLGKLLAKHPWLLDNPYLNVFEDTLEEARGRALEALREEARLRGVEASVDEKNPHAWRHPARRLWEKIVENAWAGGDPGLFLADNHNKWNPTPWLGAVNATNPCGEQPLYPFESCNLGSMSLDKYVEAGRFNLEEFARDVEAAVDAMDAVIDLNRHPDPRQDRANKFTRKIGLGVMGLADALARLGMAYDSDEAVAFTLAVMAALEAFSWKRSWELGARLGHAPAFECRRWDWRRMECLERAEPDELAELHTPALVKAAEVARIEDGWLVLHYHQAALPEEVRERLVGLARERVGGDGSVKLVPAETLERVAARVFGVERRHLEEALSMSPVEAARSPRHLLALALWAPGRAWEVLRQYGRSLGARAPRNTVTTTVAPTGTISIIAGTSSGIEPYFALVYKRVVAVGEFLEVVRPFRDALLEAARRYNAPREAVAAVYEAVARHKGSLRWALGEVRERLMNMGIMNGFLAEVERLAKLFTMSMDFDVWYHLAHQMAAQLYVDQAISKTINLPRDAPKDAVYTAYLLAWLGGLKGVTVYRDESKGRQVIYFGGEQYTLEAKPIRRRGGNGHRKTMRMTHLRRRMKKEELERDTRARELFEVKERKTETGEVVVELTENSTCKTCEI from the coding sequence GTGGTGGCAGGCACCAGCGGTAGTGATGAAAGGCAGTTGGAGCTTATCCGCGAGTCTCTGTACCGGCCCGAGGCGGAGGAGGAGGCTAAGCGGCTGCTCCTCCGCGAGGTCTACGCGCAGGTGGTTAGGGGGTACAGGGAGAGGGCTCCTAACGGCGGCCTGCTGGCTCCGCTGCCGGAGTGCGTGGAGAGGGCTGCGGGGGCTGGCGGGGAGCCCTGCGGGGACGATATGGGCTTCACCTATAACGCTGTGCGAGTGCTGATGGCCAGGTACATGACGAGGAGCGAGCACGGGGTCTACATGGAGACCCCCAGCATGGTTATGGCCAGGGTGGCCCTGGGGTTCCGGGAGAGGGTTGAGCCCAGGCGGCTCTACGAGCTGCTGATCCGCCGCCGCTTCGTGTTCAACTCCCCCACCCTCTTCAACATGTACGCCGACGGCGCCCGGGGGACGCTGAGCGCCTGCTACGTGACCCCCGTGTACGACGATATGGGGGCGATAATGGACGCAGCCACCGTGCAGGCGATGACCTTCAAGTGGGGCGGGGGCCAGGGCTTCTCCTTCAGCGAGCTGAGGCCCCGCTGGGACGTGGTGAGGGGCACCAGCGGCCAGGCCTCGGGGCCCATGAGCTTCATCCAGATATTCGACGTCGTGACCGAGATGGTTAAGCAGGGCGGGAAGCGCCGTGGGGCCAACATGGGCATAATGCACGCCTGGCACCCCGACGTCTACAACCCCTGGTTCGACCCCTGGGCGGCCCTCTGGAACAAGCTCCCCCCGCAGCTCCAGGAGCTGCTCCGCCAGCTGAAGGAGATAGTAGACACCATCGAGGGGGACGGGGAGTACGAGGTAGACCCGGCGGTCAAGGAGGCCCTGGATAGGCTCACCAGGGGCGGCTGGAGCACGGTGGAGGACGCGGGCTTCATCCAGGCCAAGGAGCCCCCCCTCCAGGACGCGAACATAACCAACTTCAACATAAGCGTGGGCGTCAACGACGCCTTCATGGAGGCCGTGCTGCGGGACGGGGAGTGGTGGATGGTCAACCCCCGCTACAGCGACCGGGGCGACGGGGTGTACAGGCTGCACTACACCGTGAGCAGGGCCACGGGCATGGGGAGGCTGGGGAAGCTGCTGGCAAAGCACCCCTGGCTCCTCGACAACCCCTATCTCAACGTCTTCGAGGACACGCTGGAGGAGGCCCGCGGGAGGGCCCTGGAGGCCCTCCGGGAGGAGGCCAGGCTGAGGGGCGTGGAGGCCAGCGTGGACGAGAAGAACCCCCACGCCTGGCGCCACCCCGCCCGGAGGCTCTGGGAGAAGATAGTGGAGAACGCCTGGGCGGGTGGAGATCCCGGCCTCTTCCTTGCGGACAACCATAACAAGTGGAACCCGACTCCCTGGCTAGGAGCGGTCAACGCCACCAACCCCTGCGGGGAGCAGCCCCTCTACCCCTTCGAGAGCTGCAACCTGGGCAGCATGAGTCTCGACAAGTACGTGGAGGCCGGCCGCTTCAACCTGGAGGAGTTCGCCCGCGACGTGGAGGCGGCTGTCGACGCTATGGACGCGGTTATAGACCTCAACAGGCACCCCGACCCCAGGCAGGATAGGGCCAACAAGTTCACCAGGAAGATAGGCCTGGGCGTCATGGGGCTCGCGGACGCGCTCGCCCGGCTGGGCATGGCCTATGACAGCGACGAGGCGGTAGCCTTCACCTTGGCCGTCATGGCCGCGCTGGAGGCGTTCAGCTGGAAGAGGAGCTGGGAGCTGGGCGCCAGGCTCGGCCACGCCCCCGCCTTCGAGTGCCGCCGCTGGGACTGGAGGAGGATGGAGTGCCTGGAGCGCGCCGAGCCCGATGAGCTGGCGGAGCTCCACACCCCCGCCCTCGTCAAGGCCGCCGAGGTGGCCAGGATAGAGGACGGCTGGCTGGTGCTCCACTACCACCAGGCCGCCCTGCCCGAGGAGGTCAGGGAGAGGCTGGTGGGCCTGGCCAGGGAGAGGGTGGGCGGCGACGGCTCGGTGAAGCTGGTGCCCGCCGAGACGCTGGAGAGGGTGGCGGCCAGGGTGTTCGGGGTGGAGCGGAGGCACCTGGAGGAGGCCCTGTCGATGAGCCCGGTGGAGGCGGCGAGGAGCCCGAGGCACCTGCTGGCCCTAGCCCTCTGGGCCCCCGGCAGGGCGTGGGAGGTGCTCAGGCAGTACGGGAGGAGCCTGGGGGCGAGGGCCCCGAGGAACACAGTGACAACGACGGTGGCGCCCACGGGGACTATAAGCATAATAGCGGGCACCAGCAGCGGGATAGAGCCCTACTTCGCCCTGGTCTACAAGCGTGTGGTGGCCGTCGGCGAGTTCCTGGAGGTAGTCCGCCCCTTCCGCGACGCCCTGCTGGAGGCGGCCCGCCGCTACAACGCCCCGAGGGAGGCGGTGGCGGCCGTCTACGAGGCGGTGGCGAGGCATAAGGGCAGCCTGCGCTGGGCCCTGGGCGAGGTAAGGGAGAGGCTCATGAACATGGGCATAATGAACGGCTTCCTCGCCGAGGTGGAGAGACTGGCCAAGCTCTTCACCATGAGCATGGACTTCGACGTCTGGTACCACCTAGCCCACCAGATGGCAGCCCAGCTCTACGTAGACCAGGCTATAAGCAAGACAATCAACCTCCCCAGGGACGCGCCCAAGGACGCGGTGTACACAGCCTACCTCCTAGCCTGGCTAGGAGGCCTAAAGGGCGTAACAGTCTACCGCGACGAGAGCAAGGGCAGGCAGGTCATCTACTTCGGGGGAGAACAGTACACGCTGGAAGCAAAGCCCATCAGACGCCGCGGGGGGAACGGCCACCGGAAAACAATGAGGATGACCCACCTCCGGAGGAGGATGAAGAAAGAGGAGCTAGAACGCGACACCAGAGCCAGAGAGCTCTTCGAGGTAAAGGAGAGGAAGACGGAGACAGGCGAGGTAGTGGTAGAGCTCACCGAGAACAGCACATGCAAGACATGCGAGATATAG
- a CDS encoding ABC transporter ATP-binding protein gives MKPARRCRGEVLAAEGLVKRFRRGPVIGPISLRVPAGSVFALVGPNGAGKTTTLRMILGIYKPDEGRVRICGVDPYRARGAYGLAAYVPEETAVYPRLTGYEHLWFYAALYTGLPREAEEIVERASRLSELGEHLNRPVESYSKGMKRRLVLALALALETPLLVLDEPTSGLDVYAAVRIRQLIRRATSEGRAVLVTSHNMLEVERLADRVAFMARGMVVDEGEPRELVERYGARDLEEAFVKATLGR, from the coding sequence TTGAAGCCAGCCAGGCGATGTAGGGGCGAGGTTCTGGCCGCGGAGGGGCTCGTCAAGCGGTTCCGGCGGGGCCCGGTTATAGGGCCCATCTCCCTGAGGGTTCCCGCGGGCAGTGTGTTCGCGCTAGTCGGGCCAAACGGGGCAGGGAAGACCACAACGCTGAGGATGATACTCGGCATCTACAAGCCTGACGAGGGCAGGGTTAGGATCTGCGGCGTGGATCCCTACCGGGCCCGGGGCGCCTATGGGCTCGCCGCCTACGTCCCCGAGGAGACCGCCGTATATCCCCGGCTCACCGGGTACGAGCATCTCTGGTTCTACGCCGCCCTCTACACCGGGTTGCCAAGGGAGGCGGAGGAGATTGTTGAGAGGGCCTCCAGGCTCTCGGAGCTCGGGGAGCACCTCAACAGGCCCGTGGAGAGCTACAGCAAGGGCATGAAGAGGAGGCTTGTGCTGGCGCTGGCACTCGCCCTTGAAACGCCCCTGCTGGTCCTAGACGAGCCCACCTCCGGGCTAGACGTGTACGCCGCCGTGAGGATAAGGCAGCTGATACGCCGGGCGACGAGCGAGGGCCGGGCTGTGCTCGTTACCAGCCACAACATGCTCGAGGTTGAGAGGCTCGCCGACCGTGTAGCCTTCATGGCCCGCGGCATGGTAGTGGACGAGGGCGAGCCCCGGGAGCTGGTGGAGAGGTACGGCGCCAGGGACCTGGAGGAGGCCTTCGTAAAGGCCACGCTGGGGCGGTGA
- a CDS encoding chloride channel protein gives MPRERALSKLNNIINAINERLTYVERWLVISTATAIISSLAIGLFYVMLHIVTFIMSHLHGLNFALGLHGVSDYAIIALKSRNKYIIPLTVVAGAALAAVIVYRWAPEAEGGGTDAIVEAYHHGAGIVRPRVALVKAVASALLLGTGGSGGPEGPAVQIGGAAGSFASMLLRLSVEERKIAVIAGVAAALSFIFKSPVGAAIFAVEVLYEQDMEVAALIPSLFASVIAYALSLHILGPEYRLPSIAVSNILNLYSISAVASYILLGLFVAPFAYLYVFTFRRIRESMNTLVEKRKIPVYVKPVIGALFVGTIGLLVPHILGTGEELLTEMLRAFQSIGEASVARILGSLHVGLLMALFLLAVLKILATSLTVGSGGSGGLLAPGLYAGAMVGELFGLIMEGHTTVRPALYAYLGMAALFGAASKVPVGLSFLVAEIGGSPALIVPALITSLTASLATRGITIVESQLPHPISPRIFTAESLLQLIREYGVCIPVDKLVNKSPITANWNEKLGEAIHKMINSRQHIIPVVDDNGRVVGVLDPGYAGLDLRYALRSNEPVAEVSLSQAPLVRLGDCVTRALEQMVLYGTDYVIVVDNMLRYVGVVTLEDLVRTLFPMIIGRLRQERGVLTSQAGHGLQAG, from the coding sequence ATGCCGCGTGAACGGGCTCTAAGCAAGCTTAATAACATAATTAACGCTATAAATGAGCGGCTTACCTATGTCGAGCGCTGGCTCGTCATAAGCACGGCTACAGCTATAATATCGTCGCTAGCCATCGGCCTATTCTATGTAATGCTGCACATAGTGACCTTCATTATGTCGCACCTACATGGGCTCAATTTCGCGCTGGGCCTCCACGGAGTCTCCGACTACGCCATAATAGCCCTCAAGAGCCGGAACAAGTATATAATACCCTTAACCGTTGTAGCTGGCGCCGCCCTAGCAGCGGTCATAGTCTACCGCTGGGCGCCAGAGGCCGAGGGCGGAGGCACCGACGCCATAGTTGAAGCCTACCACCACGGGGCAGGTATAGTTAGGCCCAGGGTTGCCCTAGTCAAGGCGGTGGCCTCCGCCCTGCTCCTCGGCACCGGGGGGAGCGGGGGCCCCGAGGGCCCGGCGGTCCAGATAGGCGGCGCCGCCGGCTCCTTTGCCTCAATGCTCCTAAGGCTCAGCGTTGAGGAGAGAAAGATAGCTGTCATAGCAGGCGTGGCTGCAGCCCTCTCATTTATATTCAAGAGCCCGGTGGGTGCTGCGATATTCGCTGTGGAGGTGCTCTACGAGCAGGACATGGAGGTTGCTGCGCTCATCCCGTCGCTCTTCGCATCGGTTATAGCGTATGCACTCTCGCTGCACATACTGGGGCCCGAGTACAGGCTACCCTCCATAGCAGTCAGCAACATTCTCAACCTCTACAGCATCAGCGCTGTGGCCTCATACATACTCCTCGGGCTGTTCGTCGCACCCTTCGCCTACCTCTACGTATTCACCTTCCGCCGGATCAGGGAGAGTATGAACACACTAGTGGAGAAGAGGAAGATTCCAGTGTATGTTAAGCCCGTCATAGGCGCCCTCTTTGTCGGCACGATAGGCCTTCTGGTGCCACACATACTGGGCACGGGGGAGGAGCTCCTCACAGAGATGCTCAGGGCGTTCCAGTCGATAGGAGAAGCCAGCGTGGCAAGGATTCTCGGGAGCCTCCACGTAGGCCTGCTCATGGCCCTATTCCTGCTGGCGGTGCTAAAGATATTGGCCACGTCACTTACCGTCGGCAGCGGCGGCAGCGGCGGCCTCCTAGCCCCAGGCCTCTACGCCGGCGCCATGGTTGGGGAGCTATTCGGCCTCATCATGGAGGGCCATACCACTGTCAGGCCCGCGCTCTACGCCTACCTAGGCATGGCCGCCCTCTTCGGCGCGGCCTCCAAGGTTCCGGTCGGCCTCTCCTTCCTGGTGGCCGAGATAGGGGGCAGCCCGGCACTCATAGTGCCCGCATTGATAACCTCCCTGACAGCCTCGCTGGCTACGCGCGGCATAACTATAGTGGAGTCCCAGCTGCCGCACCCCATATCCCCGCGCATATTCACTGCTGAGTCACTGCTCCAGCTCATACGGGAGTATGGTGTGTGCATCCCGGTAGACAAATTAGTTAACAAGAGCCCCATCACTGCCAACTGGAATGAGAAGCTGGGCGAGGCAATCCACAAGATGATCAACAGCCGTCAGCACATAATACCGGTGGTGGATGATAATGGGCGTGTGGTTGGCGTCCTGGATCCCGGCTACGCCGGCCTAGACCTGCGCTACGCTCTCCGCTCCAATGAGCCGGTTGCGGAGGTCTCGCTCTCGCAGGCCCCTCTGGTGAGGCTAGGCGACTGTGTGACGAGGGCCCTGGAGCAGATGGTCCTCTATGGTACCGACTATGTCATAGTAGTGGATAATATGCTCCGGTACGTGGGGGTCGTCACCCTAGAGGATCTCGTTAGAACCTTGTTCCCGATGATCATAGGGAGGCTGAGGCAGGAGAGGGGTGTACTCACCAGCCAGGCTGGCCATGGGCTGCAAGCCGGATAA
- a CDS encoding type II toxin-antitoxin system VapC family toxin: protein MASPILVDSTVLSRLVLGESGADFAVNIFSRAEEGSDDIVIPSTAVVEALSKTAVAAAAAVTGAGLPESIEKLESSSEVRARALEAVEKLASYIARLARIGRLTVYSVNVEDIARAVELARRHELGLSEAITLAVAERLRIQKIATFSKRLRRVKGYTYMPSS, encoded by the coding sequence TTGGCGAGCCCTATACTTGTTGACTCAACCGTGCTCTCTAGGCTGGTCCTCGGTGAGAGCGGTGCAGACTTCGCCGTCAATATTTTCAGCCGGGCCGAGGAGGGCAGCGATGACATCGTGATACCCAGCACGGCTGTGGTCGAGGCTCTCTCCAAGACCGCTGTAGCCGCGGCGGCAGCAGTCACGGGAGCGGGGCTGCCGGAGAGCATCGAGAAGCTTGAGTCCAGCAGCGAGGTTAGGGCCAGGGCCCTTGAGGCGGTGGAGAAGCTTGCATCCTATATAGCCCGGCTGGCCCGGATAGGGAGGCTTACAGTCTACAGCGTGAACGTGGAAGACATAGCCAGGGCTGTGGAGCTGGCACGGAGGCACGAGCTGGGCCTCAGCGAGGCCATAACCCTAGCGGTGGCGGAGAGGCTGCGCATCCAGAAGATAGCGACCTTCAGCAAGCGGCTCCGGAGGGTGAAAGGCTACACGTACATGCCGTCCAGCTAA
- a CDS encoding MBL fold metallo-hydrolase produces the protein MPLKLRWWLHACFEIEAGGKRLVIDPHDGGSLGVGFEAPMVVADYVLVTHEHYDHNAVEKVSGKHTVVVREETGDFELGPFRVRGVRLPHDEFEGRLRGFVVAYRVEAEGLSLVHLSDLGRALREEEAEAIGKVDVALIPAGDVYTLHPRQALEAAEALGARVVVPMHYWLPGIQLPLEPLDELLRYAKKWRVVRLDSNTLELSREELPSEKTIVVLAPPRKGAATLEASQAM, from the coding sequence ATGCCGCTCAAGCTGAGATGGTGGCTGCACGCCTGCTTCGAGATAGAGGCTGGCGGCAAGAGGCTGGTAATAGACCCCCACGACGGGGGCAGCCTTGGCGTCGGCTTCGAGGCGCCCATGGTTGTTGCCGACTACGTCCTGGTGACGCACGAGCACTACGACCACAATGCCGTGGAGAAGGTCTCGGGCAAGCACACGGTGGTTGTGAGGGAGGAGACCGGGGACTTCGAGCTGGGCCCTTTCCGGGTCCGGGGTGTGAGGCTGCCCCACGACGAGTTTGAGGGCAGGCTGAGGGGCTTCGTGGTAGCCTACCGGGTTGAGGCCGAGGGGCTGAGCCTGGTGCATCTAAGCGATCTTGGCCGCGCACTGCGCGAGGAGGAGGCTGAGGCCATAGGCAAGGTTGACGTAGCCCTCATACCCGCCGGCGATGTGTACACGCTGCATCCCAGGCAGGCGCTTGAGGCCGCCGAGGCCCTGGGGGCACGGGTAGTGGTGCCTATGCACTACTGGCTGCCGGGCATACAGCTCCCCTTGGAGCCTCTTGACGAGCTGCTACGCTACGCTAAGAAGTGGCGTGTAGTACGCCTAGACTCCAACACGCTGGAGCTGAGCCGCGAGGAGCTGCCAAGCGAGAAGACCATAGTGGTGCTCGCGCCTCCGAGGAAAGGGGCTGCCACGCTTGAAGCCAGCCAGGCGATGTAG
- a CDS encoding CopG family ribbon-helix-helix protein, translating to MSSTSAIYVRVPQELLREFDRVAQEHGLSRSEAIREAMKLFIRYSRAPSVRGLRGIVRAGVDPEQLDKYILPG from the coding sequence ATGAGCAGCACCTCCGCCATCTATGTCCGGGTGCCCCAGGAGCTGCTCCGCGAGTTCGACCGCGTGGCGCAGGAGCACGGGTTGTCCAGGAGCGAGGCGATAAGGGAGGCTATGAAGCTCTTTATCCGCTACTCGAGGGCGCCTAGCGTCCGCGGGCTCCGCGGCATAGTGCGGGCCGGGGTTGACCCGGAGCAGCTGGACAAATACATCCTGCCAGGCTAG
- a CDS encoding FkbM family methyltransferase, translating into MAAGEWGLEPRDEEYLEWLLEASRGCIEGREAAHLLDATLSGCRGIVEVRLGEALFLIPCSQLPEAWANLVHVYCLNDYRVGELLEVRPGDVVIDAGSYLGFFAVRAALLMRRRGLVVAVEPNPYARQILYANLEANGLENVARVDPRALAGCSSCTRSLYLAEPWVNTSTMPGYLEYMGADRTGRLQVPAVGLPRLLASHGLGRVDLLKLDIEGAELEVLEHAAREGLLGPDRVKQLVVETHPPLVEPSRVEALLRLSGYNTHTMALGEQWRQAVVVAVQP; encoded by the coding sequence TTGGCTGCCGGCGAGTGGGGCTTAGAGCCCCGTGACGAGGAATACCTGGAGTGGCTCCTCGAAGCGTCGCGGGGCTGTATAGAGGGGCGGGAGGCGGCGCACCTGCTCGACGCTACTCTCTCCGGCTGCAGGGGCATTGTTGAGGTCAGGCTGGGGGAGGCACTCTTCCTCATCCCGTGCAGCCAGCTCCCGGAGGCCTGGGCCAACCTGGTGCACGTCTACTGCCTCAACGACTACCGGGTGGGCGAGCTGCTAGAGGTTAGGCCGGGCGACGTGGTAATCGATGCAGGCAGCTATCTAGGCTTCTTCGCGGTCAGGGCCGCGCTGCTCATGAGGCGCCGCGGCCTAGTTGTAGCGGTCGAGCCAAACCCCTACGCGAGGCAAATACTCTATGCAAACCTCGAGGCTAACGGCCTCGAGAACGTGGCCCGGGTAGACCCGAGAGCTCTTGCCGGCTGCAGCAGCTGCACCCGCAGCCTCTACTTGGCGGAGCCCTGGGTGAACACGAGCACCATGCCCGGCTACCTTGAGTACATGGGCGCCGATAGGACGGGGAGGCTCCAAGTGCCCGCCGTGGGGCTCCCGAGGCTGCTGGCCAGCCACGGGCTCGGGCGGGTCGACCTCCTGAAACTCGATATAGAAGGGGCAGAGCTCGAAGTCCTGGAGCACGCTGCCAGGGAGGGGCTCCTGGGCCCCGACAGGGTTAAGCAGCTAGTGGTCGAGACGCACCCGCCGCTTGTAGAGCCCTCCCGGGTCGAAGCCCTGCTCCGCCTCAGCGGGTATAACACGCACACTATGGCCCTGGGCGAGCAATGGAGGCAGGCGGTAGTGGTGGCGGTGCAGCCCTAG
- a CDS encoding ABC transporter permease, with amino-acid sequence MARLVHSYRLAVLARKEALELLRDRRSLALMAISAFLFPLLGLLVTGLKTQQAALVAIVVCDRGAPAESLARSLYDVFAGSPGFRAAIVNSSSCRPPRGAVAAIALPPGFSANATAIDKPVVIMVYQVVGNPAASDALSLAYSVVSKFSERLALQRVEKLASLAGRRIDVAHVLHPVEVVSETVTATGQRAPPQLEERASVARFLAFSVFFLLNPAAMAVSDSITRERARGTGEVLAVTPITGVELVLGKTLGSITAALLAGGLDALAAVAYAEAVSATVGPDMILFHALQVVLAIIVTASFTMLLTLLVPGQRAAILATSLVTSAALMVFFSVLFVDLNTLPEWIRILLYAIPYIHTAEAIEDYALGYTGAALAHTLVISVLAAVSVAAAAKLYKPERLVKRE; translated from the coding sequence GTGGCACGGCTCGTCCACAGCTACCGGCTCGCCGTGCTAGCTAGGAAGGAGGCCCTAGAGCTGCTACGTGACAGGAGGAGCCTAGCGCTAATGGCGATATCGGCCTTCCTCTTCCCCCTCCTGGGGCTCCTGGTTACCGGGCTGAAGACGCAGCAGGCAGCCCTCGTAGCCATAGTCGTGTGCGACCGGGGCGCCCCGGCTGAGAGCCTGGCCAGGAGCCTCTACGACGTGTTCGCCGGCAGCCCCGGGTTCAGGGCTGCTATTGTCAACAGCTCCAGCTGCAGGCCACCGCGGGGAGCAGTAGCGGCCATAGCGCTGCCCCCAGGATTTAGCGCGAACGCCACGGCAATAGACAAGCCTGTCGTCATAATGGTGTACCAGGTTGTGGGCAACCCCGCTGCCAGTGACGCGCTGAGCCTAGCCTACAGTGTGGTCTCCAAGTTCTCCGAGAGGCTCGCGCTGCAGCGGGTAGAGAAGCTGGCCAGCCTAGCTGGCCGGCGGATTGACGTCGCCCACGTACTCCACCCGGTTGAGGTAGTGTCGGAGACGGTCACCGCTACCGGGCAGAGGGCCCCGCCGCAGCTGGAGGAGAGGGCCAGCGTCGCCAGGTTCCTAGCGTTCTCAGTGTTCTTCCTGCTCAACCCTGCTGCTATGGCCGTATCAGACTCCATAACCAGGGAGAGGGCCCGGGGGACGGGGGAAGTGCTCGCTGTGACCCCTATCACTGGCGTCGAGCTAGTGCTGGGCAAGACTCTGGGGTCCATCACGGCCGCCCTCCTTGCAGGCGGGCTCGACGCGCTGGCAGCAGTGGCTTATGCCGAGGCCGTCTCGGCCACGGTAGGGCCCGATATGATACTGTTCCACGCTCTCCAGGTCGTGCTGGCCATTATTGTGACGGCCTCGTTTACAATGCTCCTAACCCTGCTGGTGCCGGGTCAGAGGGCGGCAATCCTCGCGACGAGCCTCGTGACAAGCGCGGCGCTCATGGTGTTCTTCTCGGTGCTCTTCGTGGATCTAAACACGCTCCCGGAGTGGATAAGAATACTGCTCTATGCTATACCCTACATCCATACCGCCGAGGCAATTGAAGACTATGCCCTAGGCTACACGGGGGCAGCACTGGCCCACACGCTTGTCATATCGGTGCTCGCCGCGGTCTCTGTGGCCGCCGCCGCAAAGCTCTACAAGCCGGAGAGGCTTGTGAAGAGGGAGTAG
- a CDS encoding FAD-dependent thymidylate synthase has translation MQALEPPVRVRLLRYTRDGPLLVAAAARITVSKKPVERAMEMGPGEVEKWIRELVRRGHGSPLEHAVYTFEAECSRVCSHQLVRHRLASYTQQSMRYTEGFLRSMALKVCSIMGVGSCPERPTSANDYRVYETVLREAAGRLEGPDGSGWALIVAASRGYVFNPSWSPETMARVARAYLGATAEYYGLLAGRVPREDARMVIPQAVRTRIVFTMNARELLESFLPLRMCSHAQWEIRMLAWGVWRELMKVHPEIFRYAGPRCILEENRVRPEPCSLEQYLNGDCDFTIPRCPEMVPKPGIRSCLRYAAESSRASAGPRGLRG, from the coding sequence ATGCAGGCCTTGGAGCCTCCTGTCAGGGTTCGGCTCCTGCGCTATACCCGGGACGGGCCGCTCCTGGTGGCCGCGGCGGCCCGGATAACGGTTAGCAAGAAGCCCGTGGAGCGGGCCATGGAGATGGGGCCTGGCGAGGTGGAGAAGTGGATCCGGGAGCTGGTGCGCCGGGGCCACGGGAGCCCGCTGGAGCACGCCGTCTACACGTTCGAGGCGGAGTGTAGCAGGGTCTGCAGCCACCAGCTCGTCCGCCACCGGCTGGCGAGCTACACGCAGCAGAGCATGCGGTACACCGAGGGCTTCCTCAGATCCATGGCTCTGAAAGTGTGTAGTATCATGGGAGTTGGCAGCTGCCCCGAGCGCCCAACCAGCGCCAACGACTACAGAGTCTATGAGACTGTTCTACGAGAAGCAGCAGGGAGGCTCGAAGGCCCCGACGGAAGCGGCTGGGCGCTGATTGTGGCCGCGAGCAGGGGCTACGTGTTCAACCCCTCCTGGAGCCCCGAGACCATGGCTCGGGTCGCGAGGGCCTACCTCGGGGCCACTGCGGAGTACTACGGGCTGCTCGCCGGCAGGGTGCCGAGGGAGGACGCCCGCATGGTCATCCCCCAGGCGGTCAGGACGAGGATAGTCTTCACCATGAACGCCAGGGAGCTGCTGGAGTCCTTCCTCCCGCTCAGGATGTGCAGCCACGCGCAGTGGGAGATACGCATGCTGGCATGGGGCGTGTGGAGAGAGCTCATGAAGGTGCACCCGGAGATATTCCGCTACGCGGGCCCCAGATGCATCCTGGAGGAGAACAGGGTGAGGCCCGAGCCCTGCAGCCTAGAGCAATACCTGAACGGCGACTGCGACTTCACAATCCCGCGCTGCCCCGAGATGGTGCCGAAGCCCGGGATAAGAAGCTGCCTAAGATACGCGGCGGAGTCCTCCAGGGCCTCCGCAGGCCCGCGGGGTTTAAGGGGCTAG